The following are encoded together in the Bacillus cereus group sp. RP43 genome:
- a CDS encoding pyridoxamine 5'-phosphate oxidase family protein — MHLKEKIATIIQGQRTGVLSTVRNDKPHSAFMMFFHEDFVLYVATDRNSKKITDIEKNPNVHVLLGREGKKLDEDYIEVEGIASIEEDQTLKNKFWTNSLKRWLLGAEDPNYVLIKINPDTIYYIDGAGTTEPEFLRL; from the coding sequence ATGCACTTAAAAGAAAAAATCGCAACTATTATTCAAGGTCAACGTACTGGTGTATTATCTACTGTACGTAACGATAAACCACATAGCGCCTTTATGATGTTTTTCCATGAAGATTTTGTACTATATGTTGCAACAGATCGAAATTCAAAAAAGATAACAGATATCGAAAAAAATCCCAATGTACATGTACTACTTGGACGTGAAGGAAAGAAATTAGATGAAGATTACATTGAAGTTGAAGGTATAGCTTCCATCGAAGAAGATCAAACATTAAAAAACAAATTTTGGACTAATAGCTTAAAACGCTGGTTACTCGGTGCGGAAGACCCTAATTACGTACTAATAAAAATCAATCCCGATACAATTTATTACATCGATGGTGCTGGTACGACTGAGCCCGAGTTTTTACGACTATAA
- a CDS encoding BH0509 family protein: MKREERKNMIEFIEKKKGIERDELLFMTDDEVEHIYNVTYFLYEEIAE, translated from the coding sequence ATGAAAAGAGAAGAACGAAAAAACATGATTGAGTTTATTGAAAAGAAAAAAGGGATTGAACGTGACGAATTATTATTTATGACGGATGATGAAGTAGAGCATATTTATAATGTAACGTACTTTTTATATGAAGAAATAGCAGAGTAG
- a CDS encoding EamA family transporter, with product MSSWLLFALLSAIAAALVSIFGKIGLDGIDANVATTIRSIIMALFMVGVIIIQGKFQNIGDVLLNKKALLFITLSGIAGASSWLFYFLALKTGKVSQVAPIDKLSVVFSIILAMIILGEKLNFMTGIGVVFITAGVLFIAFS from the coding sequence ATGAGTTCATGGCTATTATTCGCACTATTATCAGCAATTGCTGCTGCCCTCGTATCTATTTTTGGAAAGATCGGCTTAGATGGAATCGATGCCAACGTCGCAACAACGATTCGCTCTATTATTATGGCATTATTTATGGTAGGAGTTATTATTATACAAGGTAAATTTCAAAATATCGGTGATGTCCTCCTAAATAAAAAAGCACTGCTATTTATCACATTAAGTGGAATCGCTGGTGCTTCGTCATGGCTATTTTATTTTCTTGCATTAAAAACAGGAAAAGTTTCACAAGTAGCACCTATCGATAAATTAAGTGTAGTATTTTCCATTATTCTCGCGATGATTATATTAGGTGAAAAGTTAAACTTTATGACTGGTATTGGTGTAGTCTTTATTACAGCTGGTGTATTATTTATTGCTTTCAGCTAA
- a CDS encoding DedA family protein, whose product MEQHIGELIAHYGYFGIIIALAGGIVGLPIPDEFLLTFIGYNISKGVMSGTAAFLSGMAGAMLGITLSYILGLKLGLPVLKKYGPKVRIKEHHIEKTHILFEKYGPFLLMIGYFIPGVRHLTAYFAGVSNLTLWRFCLYAYGGALIWISVFIGLGWKLGEKWRFVEYSLHHYGIWILLVSAIVTLIVWIYIRKRQNR is encoded by the coding sequence ATGGAACAACATATTGGCGAGTTAATCGCACATTATGGGTATTTTGGAATTATTATAGCTTTAGCTGGCGGGATTGTTGGATTACCTATACCGGATGAGTTTTTATTGACTTTTATTGGCTATAACATTTCAAAAGGAGTTATGTCAGGAACAGCTGCTTTTTTAAGTGGAATGGCAGGTGCAATGCTTGGCATTACATTAAGTTACATATTAGGTTTAAAACTTGGGCTCCCTGTTTTAAAAAAATATGGTCCGAAAGTTAGAATTAAGGAACATCATATTGAAAAAACACATATTTTATTTGAAAAATACGGTCCATTTCTTTTAATGATTGGTTACTTTATACCGGGAGTACGTCATTTAACAGCATATTTTGCTGGAGTTTCAAATTTAACATTGTGGCGATTTTGTTTGTATGCTTACGGTGGTGCACTAATTTGGATAAGTGTTTTTATTGGCCTAGGTTGGAAACTGGGAGAGAAGTGGCGCTTTGTTGAATATAGTTTACATCATTATGGAATATGGATTTTATTAGTTTCGGCAATTGTAACATTGATTGTGTGGATTTACATAAGGAAAAGACAAAACCGCTAA
- a CDS encoding GTP-binding protein: MTSEKQFIQKIYYKTFLTEDSSIPVAEVLGEAYINESKNEFSNISNIRFAQGEVYFQTNDFEAAIFKWEKVNNELALWAMKNIADAYFELDFLPKAEEIYTSIQTEDTTLTMEVSLQLLSLYIEQNRLGLAFKTISEAVAFQPDYPNITAIARSFYEKQEDWNNAIELAVQEGIRTKSLHWFDTLINYVNRGFTKKIKPEYFYESLKALYTIDQVQFKELVISLWNSYENESFHLPWIQTINHLFLHIEVDAHDDWNEISTRYQETYFELITGQHFMHELQGLVPDLLTNWFSLTRAEDSLLVSAAVLAWNEVSPTTLESLLVKSAGALLSNASAHANVDMADVSALFETIAVWAEKNDVDLGHQFTLLVRELYDLTVTQLLVAGASDYDKSAFINSILGENILNEAITTSITFKDDSQTEITELTELDIRNIPNFDELHNILAVPSQSELERKCIEVKLPSRFLRKNKFSFLVTPTVHGQLDKNSSHFEYLQAADSLIYVLNSASPLHDEELDTLLYIREQVPNLQIQFVLQTIDTNTSENITNSIKKKILIHFPETQFFPYSPSQESSEQLGNVTDSILSNLTQRNVEKERIEKLLWFIQKTIAYLVNERVELENTLVKSVRWNKHILVKLDGFINNLTAIQKDKIRSITESYILTKEEITQDIHSQIPELLQSCSDLVQEDSDFKLVHEELNVAMNERIQKHVQQVLLPKFTGSIQEWIETAHNEFIQAQAYLDEMGDTFNKLYEEERIKLPCDFKLLDDWDRDVARMTNRITVANINILLRFTPTQFFLKSAGKLFGNMQKNQSMLSNKYKQYIETEDYTEVAQMISKQFFLQFEVFEGALERDIMMFFKDPLSILKQTVEAAQLEIQEDEQTLTKLRTNPETYHDPLTLFKLQLLQRKFMLNIDRNNENIASQETINNTPTV, encoded by the coding sequence ATGACCAGTGAAAAACAATTTATCCAAAAGATTTACTATAAAACATTTTTAACAGAAGACTCTTCCATTCCGGTAGCGGAAGTACTCGGTGAAGCATATATAAATGAATCAAAAAATGAATTCTCCAATATATCTAATATTCGCTTCGCACAAGGTGAAGTTTATTTTCAAACTAACGACTTTGAAGCCGCTATATTCAAATGGGAGAAAGTAAATAATGAACTTGCTCTCTGGGCTATGAAGAATATTGCAGATGCTTATTTCGAATTAGATTTCTTACCAAAAGCAGAAGAAATTTATACATCTATCCAAACAGAAGATACAACTCTTACGATGGAAGTTTCCCTACAACTTCTTTCTCTTTATATAGAGCAAAATCGTTTAGGACTAGCATTTAAGACGATTAGCGAAGCTGTTGCATTTCAACCAGACTATCCAAATATTACTGCAATCGCTCGATCGTTCTATGAAAAACAAGAAGATTGGAATAACGCTATTGAACTCGCTGTTCAAGAAGGAATTCGAACAAAATCATTACACTGGTTCGATACTTTAATCAATTATGTGAACAGAGGCTTTACTAAAAAAATTAAACCTGAGTATTTCTATGAATCTTTAAAAGCCTTATATACAATTGATCAAGTTCAATTTAAAGAGCTTGTTATCTCACTTTGGAACAGCTATGAAAATGAATCATTCCATCTACCTTGGATTCAAACAATAAATCACCTATTCTTACATATTGAAGTAGATGCTCATGACGATTGGAATGAAATTTCTACTCGCTATCAAGAGACGTACTTCGAATTGATTACTGGACAACATTTCATGCACGAATTACAAGGACTTGTACCAGATTTATTAACAAATTGGTTTAGTTTAACGAGAGCGGAAGATTCTTTACTTGTCTCCGCAGCAGTATTAGCATGGAATGAAGTTTCACCGACAACTCTAGAATCATTACTCGTAAAAAGCGCAGGTGCCTTACTTTCAAATGCATCAGCTCATGCAAATGTTGATATGGCAGACGTATCGGCATTATTTGAAACGATTGCTGTATGGGCTGAGAAGAATGATGTAGATTTAGGTCATCAATTCACACTACTTGTTCGTGAGTTATACGATTTAACGGTTACACAACTTCTAGTAGCAGGCGCTAGCGATTATGATAAGTCAGCCTTTATTAACTCTATACTAGGAGAAAATATATTAAATGAGGCTATAACAACTTCAATTACATTTAAAGATGATAGTCAAACTGAAATAACTGAGCTTACAGAACTAGATATACGAAATATACCAAACTTTGACGAACTTCATAACATACTAGCGGTACCTTCTCAGTCAGAACTAGAAAGAAAATGTATTGAAGTTAAATTACCAAGTAGATTTTTACGAAAAAATAAGTTTTCATTCCTTGTCACACCTACTGTGCATGGACAACTTGACAAAAACAGCTCTCACTTTGAATACTTACAGGCAGCAGATAGTCTCATCTATGTACTAAATTCAGCTTCACCATTACATGATGAAGAGCTCGATACATTATTATATATTCGTGAGCAAGTACCAAATTTACAAATTCAATTCGTCTTACAAACAATTGATACGAATACTAGTGAAAATATTACGAACAGCATTAAAAAGAAAATACTCATACATTTCCCAGAAACGCAATTTTTCCCCTACTCTCCTTCACAAGAGAGTAGTGAACAGCTAGGTAACGTAACAGACTCTATTCTTTCTAACCTTACTCAGCGTAACGTGGAAAAAGAACGCATTGAAAAATTATTATGGTTTATCCAAAAAACAATTGCATACCTTGTAAATGAACGTGTGGAATTAGAAAATACGTTAGTGAAATCCGTCCGCTGGAATAAACATATTTTAGTAAAACTTGATGGTTTTATTAATAATCTTACTGCCATTCAAAAAGATAAAATTCGTTCTATTACAGAATCTTATATCTTAACGAAAGAAGAGATTACGCAGGATATACATTCTCAAATTCCTGAATTGTTGCAGAGTTGCTCTGATCTTGTTCAAGAAGATAGTGATTTCAAATTGGTCCATGAAGAACTAAATGTAGCGATGAATGAAAGAATTCAAAAACATGTACAGCAAGTGCTTCTTCCTAAATTTACTGGGTCTATTCAAGAATGGATTGAAACTGCTCATAATGAATTCATTCAAGCTCAGGCTTATTTAGATGAAATGGGCGATACCTTTAATAAGCTCTATGAGGAAGAGCGTATTAAACTTCCTTGTGATTTCAAATTACTAGATGACTGGGATAGAGATGTTGCAAGAATGACGAATAGAATTACGGTAGCTAACATCAATATTTTATTACGCTTTACACCGACACAATTTTTCTTAAAGAGTGCAGGGAAATTATTCGGTAATATGCAAAAAAATCAATCTATGCTATCAAATAAATATAAACAATATATTGAAACAGAAGATTATACAGAAGTTGCTCAGATGATTTCAAAACAATTCTTCCTTCAATTTGAAGTATTTGAAGGTGCGCTAGAACGGGATATCATGATGTTCTTTAAAGACCCTCTTAGCATATTGAAACAAACCGTAGAAGCAGCCCAACTTGAAATACAAGAAGATGAGCAAACATTAACAAAGCTAAGAACAAACCCAGAAACTTATCATGATCCTTTAACACTCTTTAAATTGCAATTGTTACAACGAAAATTCATGTTAAATATCGACCGAAACAATGAAAACATTGCTTCACAAGAAACAATAAATAACACACCAACTGTTTAA
- the lepB gene encoding signal peptidase I, whose protein sequence is MMQKKKRLREFFEIIAIACLLVFLAKIFLFFPTTVKGASMRPTLQDGDKVIINKLAKRFESYEREDIIVVKTDNFYVKRVIGLPGDVIEMKNDQLYVNHQVKNEEYLKNNKKQAEKLLINLTEDFGPITIPKNKIFVMGDNRLVSRDSRNGLGLIDRTEVLGKLMAIYYPFEHVKIVN, encoded by the coding sequence ATGATGCAAAAGAAAAAACGTTTGCGTGAATTCTTTGAAATAATTGCAATTGCATGTTTATTGGTGTTTTTGGCAAAAATCTTTTTGTTTTTTCCTACGACTGTAAAAGGAGCATCGATGAGGCCGACGTTACAAGATGGAGATAAAGTAATTATTAATAAACTTGCAAAGAGATTTGAAAGTTATGAGAGAGAGGATATTATTGTCGTGAAGACAGATAATTTCTACGTGAAGAGAGTTATTGGATTACCAGGAGATGTAATTGAGATGAAGAATGATCAATTATATGTTAATCATCAAGTGAAAAACGAAGAGTATTTAAAGAATAATAAAAAACAGGCAGAAAAATTACTTATCAATTTAACTGAAGATTTTGGACCGATTACAATTCCTAAAAATAAAATTTTTGTGATGGGAGATAATCGTTTAGTTAGTAGGGATAGTAGGAACGGCTTAGGACTCATTGATAGAACAGAAGTATTAGGAAAGCTCATGGCGATATATTATCCATTTGAACATGTGAAAATTGTAAATTAG
- a CDS encoding lysoplasmalogenase produces MNVLYIVLVGQIILFVMGAIYAIGQTKRTRNNMPLPLAVRLILSFSLTGSAIWIWLQDPSVEYSTWVALGMTLSTVGDLFMAGLIPIGHRLIGGMVTFALAHCFYVKAFLQTGISWNGFWIGLLVYGLFLIIGWFFFIRNEKQDKLFTIGALIYGLWVGGMACFAFALYYENIGIWWIPALGGLLFVISDFIIGVTDIGGRKLKYEPLWIWFTYVAAQMCIVYVGL; encoded by the coding sequence ATGAATGTACTTTACATTGTGTTAGTCGGGCAAATTATTCTTTTTGTAATGGGAGCAATTTATGCAATAGGACAGACGAAGAGAACGAGAAATAATATGCCGTTACCTTTAGCGGTTCGTCTTATTCTTAGTTTTTCTTTAACAGGAAGTGCAATTTGGATATGGTTACAAGATCCATCGGTTGAGTATAGTACGTGGGTTGCACTCGGTATGACTTTATCAACTGTAGGGGATTTATTTATGGCAGGATTAATTCCAATTGGTCATCGATTAATTGGAGGAATGGTTACTTTCGCTCTTGCGCATTGTTTCTATGTGAAAGCATTTTTACAAACAGGTATTTCATGGAATGGTTTTTGGATCGGTTTACTCGTATACGGACTTTTTCTAATTATAGGGTGGTTTTTCTTTATTCGAAATGAAAAACAAGACAAACTTTTTACAATAGGCGCTTTAATTTACGGTTTGTGGGTTGGAGGAATGGCATGTTTTGCATTCGCCTTATATTACGAGAATATAGGAATATGGTGGATACCAGCACTTGGTGGTTTACTGTTTGTGATTTCTGATTTTATTATAGGCGTGACAGATATCGGAGGGCGCAAACTGAAGTATGAACCACTTTGGATTTGGTTTACATATGTCGCAGCGCAGATGTGTATTGTATATGTAGGATTATAA
- a CDS encoding EamA family transporter → MKTEKFFTHPIGVFIAAIVATFLWGSAFPFIKLSYAELGIQPQEVGEQILFAGYRFFLSGVMLLLFFKALGKDMKFKKGTGKQLVQIGLFQTFLQYICFYIGMSYSSGIEGAIISGTSSFFQILLAHFLYKDDALNRRKVIGVAIGFCGVILVNVPSDGSLSFHFGIGSLLLLGAAMMYSYGNILAKEGSKTLDIGYMTAYQMIFGSIGLLCIGAFRVGMMPFAFNLHAILMLIYLSFLSAAGFCIWNTIMKYNKVGKVSMYMFFIPVFGVLLSSLILGEAIHSFVLFGLACVAAGIIVVNRNPVKKKVEQKKQVA, encoded by the coding sequence TTGAAGACAGAGAAATTTTTTACCCATCCGATTGGCGTGTTTATTGCTGCAATAGTAGCAACATTTTTATGGGGAAGCGCATTTCCCTTTATTAAATTAAGCTATGCTGAACTTGGAATTCAGCCACAAGAAGTCGGGGAACAAATATTATTTGCTGGCTATCGCTTTTTCTTATCTGGTGTAATGCTCTTATTATTTTTTAAAGCGTTAGGAAAAGATATGAAGTTCAAAAAAGGAACAGGAAAGCAGTTAGTTCAAATTGGCTTGTTTCAAACTTTTCTTCAATATATATGTTTTTATATTGGAATGAGTTACAGCTCAGGAATTGAAGGAGCGATTATTTCAGGAACATCATCATTCTTTCAAATTTTACTCGCACACTTTTTATATAAAGATGATGCTCTAAATAGGAGAAAAGTAATTGGAGTAGCTATCGGTTTTTGCGGTGTGATTTTAGTGAATGTACCGAGTGATGGAAGTTTATCATTTCATTTTGGAATAGGTAGCTTATTACTTCTTGGGGCAGCGATGATGTATTCGTATGGAAACATATTAGCGAAAGAAGGTAGTAAAACATTAGATATTGGGTATATGACAGCATATCAGATGATTTTCGGATCAATTGGGTTGCTATGCATAGGTGCATTTCGAGTTGGAATGATGCCATTCGCATTTAATCTACATGCAATACTTATGCTCATATATTTATCGTTCTTATCAGCAGCGGGATTCTGTATATGGAATACAATTATGAAGTATAACAAAGTAGGGAAAGTCTCGATGTATATGTTCTTTATACCAGTGTTTGGTGTGCTACTATCAAGTCTGATTTTAGGGGAAGCCATTCATTCCTTTGTACTATTTGGTTTAGCATGTGTCGCAGCGGGAATTATTGTAGTAAATCGTAACCCGGTTAAAAAGAAAGTTGAGCAAAAAAAACAAGTAGCATAG
- a CDS encoding heavy metal translocating P-type ATPase, producing the protein MNAEVKTLQAQKDISHPSLWDTLKKHYELIFAIASGIFILAGWLFTKNDAISAGITFYILAYVIGGFAKAKEGIEDTIEEKELNVEMLMIFAAIGAAVIGYWAEGAILIFIFALSGAMESYTLSKSQKEISALLDLQPEEALRISHGTEERVPVGQLQINDIILIKPGERVPADGTIHNGETNIDEAAITGEPIPNEKKFGDEVFAGTVNLRGAIEVKITKPSDQTLFQKIIRLVQSAQSEKSPSQLFIEKFEGTYVKGVLLVVALMMFVPHFLLDWSWNETFYRAMILLVVASPCALVAAITPATLSAISNGARNGILFKGGIHLERLASVKAIAFDKTGTLTQGKPTVTDVYVRKGIAESEVLSITAAIESHSTHPLAESIVKYAKHAYDITIKKPENVEDVTGFGLKGILENKAYKIGKADFIGEETKTFHNGISASLEKEGKTVVYISDEDGILGLIALKDTLRQETIAAIRDLQSIGVEAIMITGDNEETAKAIANESNIKEYYASCLPETKVETIKQLKEKYGIVAMVGDGINDAPALATASIGVAMGEGTDVALETADVVLMKNELSRLSQAIRLSKRMNRIVKQNVIFSLAVIAMLICSNFLQFLALPFGVIGHEGSTILVILNGLRLLKGNK; encoded by the coding sequence ATGAACGCAGAAGTAAAAACATTACAAGCACAAAAAGATATTTCTCATCCCTCTTTATGGGATACATTAAAGAAACATTATGAACTTATATTTGCAATCGCATCTGGTATTTTTATTTTAGCTGGTTGGTTATTCACAAAAAATGATGCAATAAGTGCAGGTATTACTTTCTATATCCTTGCTTATGTAATTGGAGGATTTGCAAAAGCGAAAGAAGGTATTGAAGACACAATTGAAGAGAAAGAGCTAAATGTTGAAATGCTCATGATTTTTGCAGCTATCGGTGCCGCAGTTATCGGTTACTGGGCAGAAGGTGCTATTTTAATCTTCATCTTTGCATTAAGCGGAGCAATGGAATCTTATACATTAAGTAAAAGCCAAAAAGAAATTTCAGCGCTTCTTGATCTACAACCTGAAGAAGCATTACGTATTTCACATGGAACCGAGGAACGTGTTCCAGTTGGACAATTACAAATTAACGATATTATTTTAATTAAGCCAGGTGAGCGTGTTCCTGCTGATGGCACAATTCATAATGGTGAAACAAATATTGATGAAGCAGCTATTACAGGAGAACCTATTCCGAATGAGAAAAAATTCGGCGATGAAGTATTTGCCGGCACTGTAAATTTACGTGGTGCTATCGAAGTTAAAATTACGAAGCCGAGCGATCAAACATTATTCCAAAAGATTATTCGTCTCGTTCAAAGTGCACAAAGCGAAAAATCACCATCACAACTATTCATCGAAAAATTTGAAGGAACATACGTAAAAGGTGTGCTACTCGTTGTTGCGCTTATGATGTTCGTTCCTCATTTCTTACTTGATTGGAGTTGGAATGAAACGTTTTATCGCGCTATGATCTTACTTGTAGTCGCTTCTCCTTGTGCGCTAGTTGCAGCCATTACACCGGCAACTTTATCAGCAATTTCAAACGGAGCGAGAAACGGTATTCTCTTTAAAGGTGGTATTCATTTAGAACGTCTAGCTTCAGTAAAGGCGATTGCCTTTGATAAAACAGGAACATTAACACAAGGAAAACCTACTGTAACAGATGTATATGTTCGAAAAGGCATAGCAGAAAGTGAAGTACTTTCTATTACAGCAGCGATTGAAAGTCACTCTACACATCCTTTAGCAGAATCGATTGTTAAATATGCAAAACATGCTTACGACATTACGATAAAAAAACCAGAAAACGTGGAAGATGTAACTGGTTTTGGATTAAAAGGAATATTAGAAAACAAAGCTTATAAAATTGGTAAAGCTGATTTTATCGGGGAAGAAACAAAAACATTTCATAATGGCATTTCTGCCTCACTTGAAAAAGAGGGGAAAACTGTCGTTTATATTAGTGATGAGGATGGTATTCTTGGACTGATCGCTTTAAAAGATACCCTTCGCCAAGAAACAATAGCTGCTATTCGTGATTTACAAAGCATTGGTGTCGAAGCAATCATGATTACTGGTGATAATGAAGAAACAGCAAAAGCAATTGCCAATGAAAGTAATATAAAAGAATATTACGCATCATGTTTACCGGAAACAAAAGTTGAAACGATAAAGCAGTTAAAAGAAAAGTATGGCATAGTCGCCATGGTTGGAGATGGTATAAACGATGCACCTGCACTCGCTACTGCTAGTATTGGTGTTGCAATGGGTGAAGGAACAGACGTAGCATTAGAGACTGCAGACGTTGTTCTTATGAAGAACGAATTATCTCGTCTCTCTCAAGCAATCCGTTTATCAAAACGAATGAACCGTATTGTGAAGCAAAACGTTATCTTCTCTTTAGCTGTCATTGCAATGCTGATTTGTTCTAACTTCTTGCAGTTTTTAGCTCTTCCATTCGGTGTTATTGGACATGAAGGAAGTACCATTCTTGTAATTTTGAATGGCTTACGATTATTAAAAGGAAACAAATAA
- a CDS encoding YihY/virulence factor BrkB family protein has product MRKILEKVRRNRTYSFGKDLYDRTMRDDVAGLAAQLAYFFLLAIFPGLVFLITLLGFIPIQTEDVLSLLEVYVPDDAMNLIEVNVDKVVNEQNGGLLSFGLLSMLWFASNGVNAVMNAFNRAYDVKETRSFIKTRALSIVFTLAIIFMIVFALIVPVFGQVIGAAVFKALGLSDSFSYVWSITRLVASFFVLFALFSFLYTFAPDRKLKRREVISGALFATVGWIMVSYSFAYYVDKFANYANTYGGLGGIIILMLWFYLTGWVILLGGEINGLLHHYRTGDNNSRNEK; this is encoded by the coding sequence ATGAGAAAAATTTTAGAAAAGGTGAGAAGAAATCGCACTTATTCGTTTGGAAAAGATTTATATGACCGGACAATGCGCGATGATGTAGCGGGCTTGGCAGCACAGCTCGCTTATTTCTTCTTGCTTGCAATTTTTCCTGGGCTCGTTTTCTTAATTACGCTTCTTGGATTTATTCCCATTCAAACAGAGGATGTGCTTAGTTTATTAGAGGTTTATGTACCAGATGATGCGATGAACTTAATTGAAGTAAACGTAGATAAAGTTGTAAACGAACAAAATGGTGGTTTATTATCATTTGGTTTACTTTCAATGTTATGGTTTGCTTCAAATGGGGTGAATGCGGTTATGAACGCTTTTAACCGTGCTTATGATGTGAAAGAAACACGTTCTTTTATTAAAACAAGAGCGTTATCAATTGTGTTTACATTAGCTATCATTTTTATGATTGTCTTTGCGTTAATTGTCCCGGTATTCGGACAAGTTATTGGAGCAGCGGTGTTTAAAGCGCTCGGTTTATCAGATAGTTTTTCTTACGTGTGGAGTATTACACGGTTAGTAGCGAGTTTCTTCGTACTATTTGCCTTGTTTAGTTTTTTATATACGTTTGCACCAGATCGGAAATTAAAAAGAAGAGAAGTCATTTCAGGAGCGTTATTTGCTACTGTAGGATGGATTATGGTATCGTACTCATTTGCTTATTATGTAGATAAGTTTGCGAATTACGCCAATACATATGGTGGTCTCGGTGGTATCATTATTTTAATGTTATGGTTTTACTTAACTGGATGGGTAATTTTACTTGGCGGTGAAATTAATGGTTTACTCCATCATTATAGAACGGGTGACAATAATTCCCGTAATGAAAAGTGA
- a CDS encoding DUF4075 domain-containing protein encodes MAKKNNIARNIAIGVAAGVAVSMLKKENREKVKNTAEKAKTKMIEIGENAKIKEKVQTVTDKGRELADFNVVKAKVAEIKKLTPSVVETLKETKEIFSKRKVEREEKPETIEIQAVSPKVDELKAEEEPVVAEDGGMKEARELFMKDSNAEGKKTEAYIELKQDKEEKKSV; translated from the coding sequence ATGGCAAAGAAAAATAATATTGCTCGAAACATTGCGATTGGTGTAGCTGCAGGGGTAGCTGTATCTATGTTAAAGAAAGAAAACCGTGAAAAAGTAAAAAATACGGCAGAAAAAGCAAAAACAAAGATGATTGAAATTGGTGAAAATGCGAAAATCAAAGAAAAAGTGCAAACTGTTACAGATAAAGGACGCGAGCTTGCTGATTTCAATGTAGTGAAAGCGAAAGTAGCAGAAATTAAAAAATTGACGCCGTCTGTTGTAGAAACGTTAAAAGAAACGAAAGAAATTTTTAGTAAGAGAAAAGTTGAGCGAGAAGAAAAGCCAGAAACGATTGAAATTCAAGCTGTATCTCCAAAGGTAGATGAGCTTAAAGCAGAAGAAGAGCCGGTAGTTGCTGAAGATGGCGGTATGAAAGAAGCGCGTGAATTATTTATGAAAGACTCAAATGCAGAGGGAAAAAAAACTGAAGCGTACATTGAGTTAAAGCAAGATAAAGAAGAGAAGAAAAGCGTTTAA
- a CDS encoding low molecular weight protein-tyrosine-phosphatase: MVRVLFVCLGNICRSPMAEAIFRDLVVKEGLEEKIVIDSAGTGDWHVGNPPHKGTQKILKENEVSFEGIKARQVEKEDLTKFDYIIAMDNKNIADLKSFGKTGGYIGRLSDFVPDGGWTDVPDPYFTGNFQEVYDLVTEGCAKLVAFIRNEQGI, from the coding sequence ATGGTCCGAGTATTGTTTGTTTGTCTTGGGAACATTTGTCGTTCTCCAATGGCAGAAGCAATTTTTCGAGATCTTGTCGTAAAAGAGGGACTCGAAGAGAAAATTGTCATTGATTCTGCAGGAACTGGAGATTGGCATGTTGGTAATCCACCACATAAAGGAACACAAAAAATTTTAAAAGAAAATGAAGTCTCTTTTGAAGGAATTAAAGCACGGCAAGTAGAAAAAGAAGACTTAACAAAGTTTGATTATATTATTGCCATGGACAACAAGAATATAGCGGATTTAAAAAGTTTTGGTAAAACTGGAGGCTATATTGGTAGACTGTCCGATTTTGTTCCAGACGGTGGCTGGACAGACGTTCCTGACCCTTACTTTACAGGGAACTTCCAAGAAGTGTATGACCTTGTAACAGAAGGGTGTGCAAAGCTAGTAGCTTTCATTCGAAATGAACAAGGAATATGA
- a CDS encoding DUF1128 domain-containing protein, producing MDLSVKSEANVEYMVEAIKEKLRMVNAGAMRAASFNEEMYEDLRDIYEHVMKRETFSISEMQAITEELGTLIKK from the coding sequence GTGGATTTATCTGTGAAATCAGAAGCAAACGTTGAATATATGGTAGAAGCTATTAAGGAAAAATTACGCATGGTTAATGCTGGAGCAATGAGAGCTGCTAGTTTTAACGAAGAAATGTACGAGGACTTACGTGACATTTATGAGCATGTTATGAAACGTGAAACATTCAGTATTAGTGAAATGCAAGCTATTACTGAGGAACTAGGTACATTAATTAAAAAATAA